GTTCTTGCGATCGTTTCTTGCCCGCGGGGCGCTCTTCGTTCATCGTGAGCAGGCGCTCAAGGTTTCATACGAAGGAATCGCGCCGGTCAGCGCAAGCTACTCCGTGCTGCGACCGTCCTCGATGTAGCGTTTGACCCGCTGGCCGCCCTTATGGCCGATCTCTTCGTAAAACTGCGATCCGTGGCGGCGTTTGGTGCTCTCGCCGCCTTTGCGGCCGATCTCCACGTAAAATTCCGGGCCGTACTTGGTCTTGACGAC
This is a stretch of genomic DNA from Candidatus Eremiobacteraceae bacterium. It encodes these proteins:
- a CDS encoding KGG domain-containing protein; the protein is MNNDGGMTVREAGKKGGDVVKTKYGPEFYVEIGRKGGESTKRRHGSQFYEEIGHKGGQRVKRYIEDGRSTE